Proteins encoded together in one Oscillospiraceae bacterium window:
- a CDS encoding Gfo/Idh/MocA family oxidoreductase, translating to MAIKIGIIGMGGIGNTHAKCYKADPLATLVCVCDVNKERADKAAADYGVKAFYTQDEMMKAHPELDYIDVTTSGFDNGSWHYEPVMKALDAGFNAFVEKPISNNADEAREMVITAAKKGLYLGCNLNHSFTKPADKAQELINQGKIGEPVYILHKVGFNSGEKNYNAPNYHGAAYPRMACAYSHAYAFLSHPFSLMRKFGGEITHVQAFFDKPGVRKSADDLMWSINGINCKFQNGSIGYLLSQRGDAHFGLGGWWSFEMAGTKGTFCIENCVEKLYYWDAGKKSKNMSTPKPKIFDFKETDFGLTFKNRLHAFLEDLTNKVPPEHIRSSGRDALATLEYTVAAINSFEEGGALVRPRALPPIHGTPGFVL from the coding sequence ATGGCAATTAAAATCGGAATCATCGGTATGGGCGGCATCGGCAACACCCACGCCAAATGCTACAAAGCCGATCCGCTGGCAACGCTGGTCTGCGTCTGCGATGTCAACAAGGAGCGTGCCGACAAAGCCGCCGCCGATTACGGCGTCAAAGCGTTCTATACGCAGGACGAGATGATGAAGGCCCATCCGGAACTCGATTACATCGACGTCACCACTTCGGGCTTCGACAACGGCTCTTGGCACTATGAACCGGTCATGAAGGCGCTCGACGCCGGCTTTAACGCCTTTGTCGAAAAGCCGATCAGCAACAACGCCGACGAGGCGCGCGAGATGGTCATCACAGCAGCTAAAAAAGGCCTGTATCTCGGCTGCAACCTCAACCACAGCTTCACCAAACCCGCAGACAAGGCGCAGGAATTGATCAATCAGGGCAAGATCGGCGAGCCGGTCTACATCCTGCACAAGGTCGGCTTCAACAGCGGTGAGAAAAACTATAACGCGCCCAACTATCACGGTGCGGCTTATCCGAGAATGGCCTGCGCCTATTCGCATGCCTATGCATTCCTGTCCCACCCGTTTTCGCTGATGCGCAAATTCGGCGGCGAAATCACCCATGTCCAGGCGTTCTTTGACAAACCCGGCGTCCGCAAGAGCGCGGATGACCTGATGTGGTCGATCAACGGCATCAACTGCAAATTCCAAAACGGCAGCATCGGTTATCTGCTGTCCCAGCGCGGCGACGCCCACTTCGGCCTCGGCGGTTGGTGGAGCTTCGAAATGGCCGGCACCAAAGGTACCTTCTGCATCGAAAACTGCGTCGAAAAGCTGTATTATTGGGACGCGGGCAAAAAGAGCAAAAACATGAGCACGCCCAAACCCAAGATCTTCGATTTTAAAGAGACCGATTTCGGCCTCACCTTCAAAAACCGCCTGCACGCGTTCTTAGAGGATTTGACCAACAAAGTCCCGCCCGAGCACATCAGAAGCTCCGGCCGCGATGCATTGGCCACCCTCGAATACACAGTTGCGGCGATCAATTCGTTCGAAGAAGGCGGCGCTCTGGTCCGTCCGCGCGCGCTCCCGCCGATCCACGGCACCCCGGGATTCGTTCTTTAG
- a CDS encoding Gfo/Idh/MocA family oxidoreductase: protein MSKKLRAAVIGLGPIGSNNHCQAYTTCPDAELVGACDINKERADAAAKRYGIQVWYDAQKMLDELKPDLVSVATGGFEYGSDHYEPTLQALRAGCDVLTEKPICNDLKKAQEMVDTAKALNRRFAVDMNHRFTPAARAAKKWQNEGRIGDLLFLNMALWIGRFQPHFDTEYYHMKALNPHSCDILRYFGGDVEQVHCFAMKAPGREIYSTASFNLKFVNGAVGHLTSSYDIERGHPMERCEVAGTKGRLVFEDMWREATLYPAGDLEKRVFTNPVFGGFRDFYDTFRDRIHSFAKECANGVKPADIDGSGADGLEASRIIHAGIQSLKTGKTVFVRDVNE from the coding sequence ATGAGCAAAAAACTTCGCGCTGCCGTCATCGGGCTCGGCCCGATCGGCAGCAATAACCATTGTCAGGCATATACCACCTGTCCCGACGCCGAACTCGTCGGCGCCTGCGACATCAACAAAGAGCGCGCCGATGCCGCTGCAAAGCGGTACGGCATTCAGGTCTGGTACGATGCTCAGAAGATGCTCGACGAGCTCAAACCCGACTTGGTCAGCGTCGCCACGGGCGGTTTCGAATACGGCTCCGATCACTATGAGCCGACCTTGCAAGCTTTACGCGCAGGCTGCGACGTGTTGACCGAAAAACCCATCTGCAACGACTTGAAAAAGGCGCAGGAGATGGTCGATACGGCCAAAGCGCTCAACCGCCGGTTCGCGGTTGACATGAATCACCGGTTCACCCCGGCGGCGAGAGCGGCAAAAAAGTGGCAAAACGAAGGCCGCATCGGCGACCTGCTGTTTTTGAACATGGCGCTCTGGATCGGACGCTTCCAGCCGCATTTCGACACCGAGTATTACCACATGAAGGCCTTGAATCCCCACAGCTGCGACATCCTGCGCTATTTCGGCGGCGACGTCGAGCAGGTGCACTGCTTTGCGATGAAAGCGCCCGGACGTGAAATCTACTCCACCGCTTCGTTCAACCTCAAATTCGTCAACGGCGCGGTCGGCCACCTGACAAGTTCCTATGACATCGAGCGCGGACACCCGATGGAGCGCTGCGAGGTCGCCGGAACAAAAGGCCGGCTTGTGTTCGAAGATATGTGGCGGGAGGCGACCTTGTACCCTGCGGGCGATCTTGAAAAGCGCGTCTTCACCAATCCGGTATTCGGCGGCTTCCGCGATTTTTACGACACCTTCCGGGATCGCATCCACAGCTTTGCTAAAGAATGCGCAAATGGGGTCAAGCCCGCTGACATCGACGGCAGCGGTGCGGACGGTCTCGAAGCCAGCCGCATCATCCATGCGGGAATTCAGTCGCTTAAAACCGGGAAAACGGTTTTTGTCCGGGACGTAAATGAATAA